A single window of Paenibacillus sp. FSL H8-0537 DNA harbors:
- a CDS encoding ABC transporter substrate-binding protein yields the protein MKKLTKPFSTIVFIALLIVVTACSSASNNAANPASTEASAPSASSSEQSTTKTFKHMKGETVIPAHPQRIADISGSSEELVILGHKPVITANTEFDAPTVIPEHLRESLAGVPTAGYYGSGELNLEAIVQSEPDLIITNIRHEKVYEQLSKIAPTIMLTDDMTYIDWRGRFTQIGDILDQKQQVADWLAAYDAKAAKLHDEIVAKTGAETFAVIEANQKTIRIYGTSGYGSLLFNDLKLPYAEGTPIKDWGLEIDIEGLSTINPDHIFFMYTDGSETDLVNSAIWKSKDAVKNGNVYRGSNNDQWNLSFTPLGKDMLLDQIAEMILNKK from the coding sequence ATGAAAAAATTGACTAAACCATTTTCAACTATTGTATTTATTGCTCTATTGATTGTTGTTACTGCCTGCTCGTCGGCAAGCAATAATGCCGCGAACCCAGCAAGTACCGAAGCCAGTGCTCCTTCCGCCTCGTCATCTGAACAGTCAACTACAAAAACCTTTAAGCATATGAAGGGTGAGACGGTTATTCCCGCTCATCCACAGCGTATCGCCGACATATCCGGCTCTTCGGAGGAGCTGGTGATATTGGGGCATAAGCCCGTCATTACCGCCAATACGGAATTCGACGCGCCTACTGTCATCCCAGAGCATTTGCGCGAATCCCTTGCTGGTGTACCTACAGCTGGCTATTATGGCAGTGGGGAATTAAATCTGGAGGCCATTGTACAATCAGAGCCCGATCTAATTATTACCAATATCCGTCATGAGAAAGTGTATGAGCAGCTTTCCAAAATCGCACCAACGATTATGCTGACCGACGACATGACCTATATCGACTGGCGCGGCCGTTTTACGCAAATCGGCGATATTTTGGACCAGAAGCAGCAGGTCGCAGACTGGCTGGCAGCCTATGATGCCAAAGCAGCCAAACTCCACGATGAAATCGTTGCAAAGACGGGCGCTGAGACATTTGCGGTCATTGAAGCCAATCAAAAAACAATTCGCATTTATGGTACGTCCGGCTATGGCTCTCTGCTTTTCAATGATTTGAAACTGCCTTACGCTGAAGGTACACCGATCAAAGATTGGGGCTTGGAAATCGATATAGAAGGGCTGTCCACCATTAATCCCGACCATATTTTCTTCATGTATACGGATGGCAGTGAAACCGACTTGGTCAATAGCGCGATTTGGAAATCGAAGGACGCGGTGAAGAACGGAAACGTGTATCGCGGCAGCAATAACGATCAGTGGAATTTATCCTTCACCCCGCTTGGCAAGGATATGCTTCTAGATCAGATCGCGGAAATGATTTTGAACAAAAAATAG
- a CDS encoding ABC transporter substrate-binding protein, which yields MSTKQVRMFIAAILLLTFGLLAACGSTGGVEATESAPAATATESDPAATTATEAATRIYKDFSGHEVTIPTHPQKIVLLGDIPGDLLALGITPVGNDWVNEPYIYKDDLVGVVDIGYPHNMEKVLELAPDLILQAGYGGPDDNGIFEKMSKIAPTVIFNRDAATFDRLREVADIVNKKQEAEAWIASYEIKAKAMWDKIGLKPGESATVYLSLAGDFYVMGNFSLTMSLYQQGGFSPSAKVQELIDKKEVFSLISMEVLPDYAGDHVFLLSSPGTDDEAEAKKLMEGPLWKSIPAVKNNHAYTADISWNASDPITMERFLDELPKIMGIE from the coding sequence ATGTCTACGAAACAAGTCAGAATGTTCATTGCCGCCATACTGTTATTAACCTTCGGTTTATTAGCAGCTTGCGGCTCCACTGGTGGTGTAGAAGCAACGGAGTCGGCACCAGCTGCAACAGCAACCGAGTCTGATCCGGCTGCGACAACTGCGACAGAGGCAGCAACACGCATCTACAAGGATTTTAGCGGGCATGAAGTTACAATTCCAACACATCCGCAGAAAATCGTATTGCTCGGCGACATTCCAGGGGATTTGCTGGCACTGGGCATTACACCTGTGGGGAACGATTGGGTAAACGAGCCCTACATTTATAAAGACGATTTAGTCGGGGTTGTCGATATTGGCTACCCGCATAATATGGAGAAGGTGCTGGAGCTTGCGCCGGATCTGATTTTGCAGGCTGGATATGGCGGGCCGGATGATAACGGAATTTTCGAGAAAATGTCCAAAATCGCGCCGACGGTCATTTTCAATAGAGATGCGGCAACGTTTGATCGCTTGCGAGAGGTTGCTGACATCGTCAATAAGAAGCAGGAGGCGGAGGCTTGGATTGCCAGCTATGAGATTAAGGCGAAGGCGATGTGGGATAAAATCGGCTTGAAGCCAGGCGAGTCGGCAACGGTCTACCTAAGCCTAGCCGGCGACTTCTATGTTATGGGCAATTTCAGCTTAACGATGTCTCTGTACCAGCAAGGCGGCTTTAGCCCAAGCGCCAAGGTGCAGGAGCTCATCGACAAGAAGGAGGTGTTCTCGCTCATTTCAATGGAGGTGCTGCCTGATTATGCGGGGGACCACGTGTTTTTACTCAGCTCGCCCGGCACAGATGATGAAGCAGAGGCGAAAAAGCTGATGGAGGGTCCGCTTTGGAAGTCGATCCCTGCTGTTAAAAACAATCATGCTTATACGGCTGATATTAGCTGGAACGCAAGTGATCCCATTACAATGGAACGTTTCTTGGACGAACTCCCGAAAATTATGGGCATAGAGTAG
- a CDS encoding YwqG family protein, with amino-acid sequence MPLTKPNQEKLEHFLQEQEYTHALDYLMSHAREGVRLAKRNLADYAKTCVSRIGGDPDLPDDIEWPLDQDGTPMTFLAQLRLEDLAPQDAASRLSHGGMLYFFLGMDEPAYHIDHFVLHLKDEQLAGAKRRFAPEETSLEDADFTGYEVVGRASIELPGYGYVDEEQIEDDEHDYEEYDDLVHELSGSEAGDLAVMFGYPATQHGDCEIEAALMLMTGKRYEYSPDKAMKQLADHFGGDAGQAEQEVADTLVLLTLDSDNDVGFCWWDAGELQFYIRKEDLLAGNFTRTYCSLYSS; translated from the coding sequence ATGCCATTAACGAAACCCAATCAGGAGAAATTGGAACACTTCCTGCAAGAACAGGAGTATACCCATGCCTTGGACTACTTAATGTCACATGCCCGTGAAGGTGTGCGTTTAGCCAAGCGGAACCTAGCAGATTATGCTAAAACCTGCGTATCGCGTATTGGCGGAGATCCCGATCTTCCGGATGACATAGAATGGCCGCTTGATCAAGACGGCACACCGATGACTTTTTTGGCGCAGCTGCGTTTGGAGGATTTGGCACCGCAGGATGCGGCTTCGCGGTTATCGCATGGCGGCATGCTTTATTTTTTCCTCGGAATGGATGAGCCTGCGTATCATATTGACCATTTCGTCCTGCATTTGAAGGATGAGCAGCTTGCAGGCGCCAAGCGCCGTTTTGCTCCTGAGGAAACGTCGCTGGAGGATGCAGATTTCACAGGCTATGAGGTGGTGGGCCGAGCTTCGATAGAGCTTCCAGGCTATGGCTATGTTGATGAAGAGCAAATTGAAGATGATGAGCATGATTATGAGGAATACGATGATTTGGTGCATGAATTGAGCGGCAGCGAGGCTGGCGATCTGGCTGTCATGTTCGGTTATCCGGCAACGCAGCATGGCGACTGCGAGATAGAGGCGGCGCTGATGCTAATGACGGGCAAGCGCTATGAATACAGCCCAGACAAAGCGATGAAGCAGCTGGCGGACCACTTCGGAGGCGATGCTGGACAAGCGGAGCAGGAGGTTGCGGATACGCTCGTGCTGCTGACTCTTGATTCGGATAATGACGTAGGCTTCTGCTGGTGGGATGCCGGGGAATTGCAATTTTATATTCGCAAAGAGGATTTGCTGGCAGGGAATTTCACGCGTACTTATTGTTCGCTGTATTCCAGCTAA
- a CDS encoding AraC family transcriptional regulator, whose protein sequence is MKLDDHIMLWNHASVKIMDFRYARLEAGERLAPYRLPANAFLYVIEGSAQVQLDHSQHPMERFHVLHGGRSAQLSITAEQPFAYYLILYKAVVMLAPSQKLVQPNDSDRPFQYEYRFVPLYPLPLLETMGKMYTAWMKLDPLHLLHARTLFYQFVHELLWQMQRQGIEPARPDLLAQMLRYMQECYRNPITLETMSELFDCSVSYLTKLFKKQMNESPIRLLTQIRVRRAAELLAQTETSLQETAELVGYPDAHTLGRSFKKYYGLPPSEFRTKYRQNSLIPKSPAFRTKFAIVPPYTQCYSVNDYEYHYHSTRSGGFSVSKINKPYSMAATLLLCMTLLLSACSGAANTGASQSGTSSSPAVQSSSQPSAEASPTSSSAAATKTYTDSTGTVTIPANPERIVDLTGSAIGNLLKLDLKPVAALAESLVNPYHEGKLDGIADLGDGTNLEAILNIDPDLIIVYDFLEESEYEKLGQIAPVVRLKYGAGTPAELLTEFGKITGKEQIAEAWIKEWHAKIAEVKPKIAEVVGDKTVSILQPYAKGIYAWGNKGGRGGEIIYGDLGLKAPAIIQKALIDGAEFGSSLSLEQLPEYAGDYIFTSNWGWDDGDPDIVYGSSLWKGLPAVKQNQVYFINAEGSYFNDPISLEAQLQFIVESFLGKKA, encoded by the coding sequence ATGAAACTAGACGATCATATCATGCTCTGGAATCATGCTTCTGTGAAAATAATGGATTTTCGCTATGCACGGCTGGAAGCCGGAGAAAGGCTGGCCCCCTATCGTCTGCCGGCTAATGCTTTTCTCTATGTCATTGAAGGCAGCGCGCAAGTACAGCTGGATCACTCGCAGCATCCTATGGAGCGATTCCATGTCCTGCACGGCGGACGCAGTGCGCAGCTCTCGATTACGGCTGAGCAGCCCTTTGCCTATTACCTTATTCTGTACAAGGCCGTTGTTATGCTGGCCCCTTCGCAAAAGCTGGTGCAGCCTAATGATTCGGACCGCCCTTTCCAATATGAATATCGCTTTGTCCCCTTATATCCTTTGCCTTTGCTCGAGACGATGGGAAAAATGTATACGGCTTGGATGAAGCTTGATCCCCTTCATCTTTTGCACGCACGGACTTTATTTTATCAATTTGTGCATGAGCTTCTTTGGCAAATGCAGCGACAAGGAATTGAACCAGCTCGCCCAGATTTATTGGCACAAATGCTGCGATATATGCAGGAATGCTACAGGAACCCCATTACGCTGGAAACGATGTCGGAGCTGTTCGATTGCAGTGTAAGCTACTTGACCAAGCTGTTCAAAAAGCAAATGAATGAGAGCCCCATCCGCCTGCTAACTCAAATTCGCGTGAGAAGAGCTGCTGAATTGCTGGCGCAAACCGAAACCTCCCTGCAAGAAACAGCGGAGCTTGTCGGGTATCCCGACGCCCATACACTTGGCCGCAGCTTCAAAAAATATTATGGACTGCCGCCATCGGAATTTAGAACAAAATACCGTCAAAACAGCCTTATACCAAAATCGCCCGCCTTTCGTACTAAATTTGCCATTGTCCCTCCCTATACGCAGTGCTATAGTGTGAATGATTACGAGTATCATTATCATTCAACGAGAAGTGGAGGATTTTCTGTGTCAAAAATAAACAAGCCCTATTCCATGGCGGCAACCCTCCTGCTATGTATGACCTTACTGTTAAGCGCCTGCTCTGGCGCAGCTAACACAGGCGCAAGTCAGTCTGGGACAAGCAGCAGTCCTGCCGTGCAAAGCTCAAGCCAGCCTTCGGCTGAAGCATCACCAACGAGCAGCTCTGCAGCAGCAACGAAAACCTATACGGATAGCACAGGAACGGTAACCATACCCGCAAACCCGGAAAGGATCGTTGATTTGACAGGGAGCGCAATCGGAAATTTGCTTAAGCTGGATTTGAAGCCGGTCGCAGCTTTGGCAGAATCATTGGTTAACCCTTATCACGAAGGCAAATTGGATGGCATCGCAGATCTGGGGGATGGCACTAATTTGGAGGCTATACTGAATATCGACCCGGATTTGATTATCGTCTATGATTTTTTGGAAGAAAGCGAATATGAGAAGCTGGGTCAAATTGCTCCGGTTGTAAGGCTTAAATACGGAGCAGGCACTCCTGCGGAGCTGTTAACCGAGTTCGGGAAAATAACAGGCAAGGAACAAATCGCCGAGGCCTGGATCAAAGAATGGCATGCAAAAATTGCCGAGGTTAAGCCTAAAATCGCCGAGGTCGTCGGAGATAAAACCGTCTCGATTTTACAGCCTTATGCGAAAGGTATTTATGCTTGGGGCAATAAAGGCGGCAGAGGCGGAGAGATCATCTACGGTGATCTAGGCCTGAAGGCTCCTGCAATTATTCAAAAGGCTCTTATTGATGGCGCCGAGTTCGGCTCAAGCCTGTCTCTTGAACAGCTGCCGGAATATGCTGGGGACTATATTTTCACAAGCAATTGGGGCTGGGATGATGGAGACCCGGACATCGTTTACGGGAGCAGCCTATGGAAAGGGCTTCCTGCCGTGAAGCAAAATCAGGTTTATTTTATAAACGCTGAGGGCTCTTATTTTAATGATCCCATCTCCCTCGAGGCTCAATTGCAATTTATTGTAGAGAGCTTTTTAGGCAAAAAGGCTTAA
- a CDS encoding nucleotide excision repair endonuclease: protein MINITIPTPDVTIEKQISPELSNIYGFTDFHLIPRDKGGIFMFYNKSKELLFVGKARKLRPRIKKHFEDAVSPMKPHRDEVTTIEVCIIEEPVDREIYETYVVNKLRAKYNVDKVFFK, encoded by the coding sequence GTGATTAATATTACGATACCAACACCGGATGTAACAATCGAGAAGCAAATTTCTCCAGAGCTTAGCAATATTTATGGCTTTACTGATTTTCACTTGATCCCTCGCGACAAGGGCGGCATCTTCATGTTCTACAATAAGAGCAAGGAGCTGCTGTTTGTCGGCAAAGCAAGAAAGCTCAGACCAAGAATTAAGAAGCACTTTGAAGATGCGGTATCCCCAATGAAACCGCATCGCGACGAAGTGACGACGATCGAGGTTTGCATCATTGAAGAGCCGGTGGATAGAGAAATCTACGAAACGTATGTCGTGAATAAGCTAAGAGCGAAATACAATGTGGACAAGGTGTTCTTTAAGTAA
- a CDS encoding TetR/AcrR family transcriptional regulator, translating into MKKKELTTKQIIEAAFELFAEHGIERTSLSMIAGKVGITKPSIYYHFSTKEELVSRTYEYIFQNHHFGKYFQEEPVTSASFRETLYQGGLHMLPDGSKEHLASLRVLSEFMMLAERDELYRARLTDMQQEFLNGFHDLLLKGVELGAVASRNVAYKAHMLALVIDNLSRCMMMKVIMDYQGVWGETVDSILLEAAKEEH; encoded by the coding sequence TTGAAGAAAAAAGAGCTTACAACGAAGCAAATTATTGAGGCGGCATTTGAGCTTTTTGCCGAGCATGGGATCGAACGAACGAGCTTAAGCATGATTGCAGGCAAAGTCGGCATTACGAAGCCGTCGATTTATTATCATTTTTCGACGAAGGAAGAGCTGGTCAGCCGGACGTATGAATATATTTTTCAAAATCATCATTTCGGTAAATATTTTCAAGAGGAGCCCGTTACGAGCGCGAGCTTTCGGGAAACGTTGTATCAGGGCGGACTACATATGCTTCCGGATGGCAGCAAGGAGCATTTAGCCTCGCTCAGGGTGTTGAGCGAATTTATGATGCTTGCCGAGAGAGATGAGCTGTACCGAGCGCGCCTGACCGATATGCAGCAGGAGTTTTTGAACGGATTTCATGATCTGCTATTGAAAGGCGTGGAATTAGGGGCGGTAGCTTCGCGGAATGTAGCGTACAAAGCCCATATGCTCGCCTTGGTCATCGATAATTTATCCCGCTGCATGATGATGAAGGTGATCATGGACTATCAGGGAGTCTGGGGCGAAACGGTCGATAGCATCTTGCTGGAAGCGGCGAAAGAGGAGCATTAG
- a CDS encoding (S)-benzoin forming benzil reductase, protein MKIFFITGTSRGIGEALAEQLMAEDHHLFCLSRAENGQLIEQAVRSKTSMTYYPFDLNQLLQIEPMFTALFSMIPQDKEITGFYLINNAGMLAPVAPIEQNPAQSMIENVNINLLAPMIITANFLKLTKDYEGDKRIMNISSGSARYLLPSQSCYSTSKAGLDSFSKSVSLEQLNQPYPAKVVSVYPGMIDTQMQAEMRSVPKADFPYVDQFIQIAEEGKLQTPEYTAAKLIELLFSEDFGSNVVVENL, encoded by the coding sequence ATGAAAATCTTTTTTATTACAGGCACGTCTAGAGGGATTGGGGAAGCATTGGCGGAGCAATTGATGGCAGAGGATCATCATTTATTTTGCCTATCGCGGGCGGAGAATGGACAGCTGATTGAGCAGGCGGTTCGCAGCAAGACGAGTATGACTTATTATCCTTTTGATTTGAATCAGCTGCTGCAAATTGAGCCTATGTTCACGGCGTTATTCAGCATGATTCCGCAGGACAAAGAAATAACAGGCTTCTATTTAATTAATAATGCGGGGATGCTGGCTCCAGTGGCACCAATCGAACAGAACCCAGCTCAAAGCATGATTGAAAATGTGAACATTAATTTGCTCGCTCCGATGATTATTACTGCGAATTTCCTCAAGCTTACAAAGGACTATGAAGGGGATAAGCGGATTATGAATATTTCCTCCGGTTCTGCCCGCTATTTGCTGCCTTCGCAAAGCTGTTACAGCACATCGAAAGCGGGTTTGGACTCCTTTTCCAAAAGCGTGAGCTTGGAGCAGCTGAACCAGCCGTATCCGGCAAAGGTGGTTTCCGTCTATCCGGGGATGATTGATACCCAAATGCAAGCTGAGATGCGTTCGGTACCCAAGGCGGATTTCCCCTACGTTGATCAATTCATTCAAATCGCGGAAGAGGGCAAGCTGCAGACCCCAGAATATACGGCGGCAAAATTAATTGAGCTGCTGTTTAGCGAAGATTTTGGCAGCAACGTCGTGGTTGAAAACTTATAA
- a CDS encoding methyl-accepting chemotaxis protein: MKRVLTELDKRNRLLIKILWSVLVLGVTTDIVIGLDKNMILFLASVGGGTSAVVTFMTYRGILTDYIKYMVPCILTIIVSFLIISDPNPVVSTYFIVYVNLAIITLYADYRPIIFTGILGAALSTYLFMNPVLQPKLFPGESLVYLYLYLMFATGTLAFSASFTQRLQKQVTDKHREAEASKDMAEELLTKLKSSILVLTEFSSSQQATVRSTGEISKEVTVTFSAMSAAIETQTGTIMNISDTTQIIDTAVKRLLNGTELLRQYSADNAALTVENRDQMAALSGEIEHVRAIIMHTVEMMNQLNEQNDRVSSIVGTISEIAEQTNLLSLNAAIEAARAGEHGKGFAVVSDEVRKLADNSRAAAHEITTILAGIRSQISAVHVQVTSGQAAVTTSRDVSLQLQQLIDRISENMELVRQHSDTVGSSAGDLHERYASMADEMVNIAATTEQNMASVEEVHASMETQDVKIHTMVQEYGQLDQLLSELKAMVAKQ, translated from the coding sequence ATGAAGAGAGTACTAACGGAGCTTGATAAGCGGAACCGATTGTTAATAAAAATTCTTTGGAGTGTGCTCGTTCTAGGAGTTACCACAGATATTGTTATCGGTCTGGATAAAAATATGATTCTTTTTCTTGCCTCCGTTGGAGGCGGAACGAGTGCTGTCGTCACTTTTATGACTTATAGGGGTATCCTTACAGACTATATTAAGTATATGGTTCCGTGCATTTTAACGATAATTGTCTCCTTTCTTATCATTTCCGATCCAAATCCAGTCGTAAGCACTTATTTTATTGTTTATGTTAATCTCGCAATCATCACCTTGTACGCCGATTATCGGCCTATTATTTTCACAGGCATACTGGGAGCAGCGCTGAGCACTTATTTATTTATGAACCCCGTGCTTCAGCCTAAGCTATTCCCAGGAGAATCACTCGTCTATTTGTATTTGTATTTAATGTTTGCAACAGGGACGCTGGCATTCTCGGCCAGCTTCACCCAGCGGCTGCAGAAGCAGGTTACAGACAAGCATCGCGAGGCAGAAGCCTCCAAGGATATGGCGGAGGAGCTGCTTACCAAGCTGAAATCCTCGATTCTTGTGCTTACCGAGTTCAGCAGCAGCCAGCAAGCGACGGTTCGTTCAACCGGTGAAATCTCCAAAGAGGTGACGGTGACCTTCTCGGCCATGTCGGCTGCCATTGAGACACAGACGGGAACCATTATGAATATTAGCGATACGACCCAGATAATAGACACAGCTGTCAAGCGCTTGCTTAATGGAACGGAACTGCTGCGACAATATTCAGCGGACAATGCCGCATTGACCGTGGAGAATCGGGATCAAATGGCTGCATTATCAGGCGAGATTGAGCATGTTAGAGCAATCATCATGCATACAGTCGAAATGATGAACCAGCTTAATGAGCAAAATGATCGCGTAAGCTCGATTGTCGGAACGATTAGCGAGATTGCAGAGCAAACGAATCTGCTGTCGCTTAATGCCGCTATTGAAGCAGCACGAGCAGGCGAGCATGGCAAAGGCTTTGCAGTCGTATCCGACGAGGTACGTAAGCTTGCCGATAACTCAAGAGCTGCGGCACACGAAATTACTACGATTTTAGCTGGTATTCGTTCGCAAATCAGTGCTGTTCACGTGCAGGTAACAAGTGGACAAGCAGCAGTGACAACCAGCAGGGATGTTTCACTTCAGTTACAGCAGCTTATTGATCGCATCAGCGAAAATATGGAGCTCGTGAGGCAGCACTCTGATACAGTAGGCAGTTCTGCGGGTGATCTGCATGAGCGTTATGCAAGCATGGCCGATGAGATGGTCAATATTGCTGCTACGACTGAACAGAACATGGCTTCCGTTGAAGAGGTTCATGCTAGTATGGAGACGCAGGATGTGAAGATACATACGATGGTACAGGAATACGGTCAGTTGGACCAGTTGTTGTCAGAGCTCAAGGCGATGGTAGCAAAGCAGTAG
- a CDS encoding GNAT family N-acetyltransferase, whose amino-acid sequence MIKRVENELELAMFNGVWTTVWREKGFDLEFSAQALERLMIITAEGHYVGTAEIKPYSAASTINEAGLFQEHPELMRAQGEIAEIDKIALLKPYRGQQYITELLSSLIYSAEERQIKYFVSLLEPVFFRALRVTFKVPLEKLGEKVFYKGDYVVPMVINVEQMYSNKQKYAWLSYSQQTVFTAHASNAGIQN is encoded by the coding sequence ATGATTAAGCGGGTGGAGAATGAGCTGGAGCTAGCGATGTTTAATGGTGTTTGGACAACCGTCTGGAGGGAAAAAGGATTTGATCTTGAGTTTTCCGCTCAAGCACTGGAGCGACTTATGATTATCACGGCGGAGGGCCATTATGTAGGCACGGCTGAGATCAAGCCGTATAGTGCTGCAAGCACGATTAACGAAGCCGGATTGTTTCAGGAGCACCCGGAGCTGATGCGCGCACAGGGAGAAATTGCGGAAATTGACAAAATAGCCTTATTAAAGCCGTATCGAGGGCAGCAATACATAACTGAGCTGCTTTCCTCCCTTATCTACAGTGCGGAGGAACGGCAGATCAAATATTTTGTTTCGTTGCTGGAGCCTGTATTTTTTAGGGCATTGCGGGTTACCTTCAAGGTGCCATTGGAGAAGCTTGGCGAGAAGGTATTTTACAAAGGCGATTATGTCGTTCCAATGGTAATTAATGTAGAGCAAATGTATTCAAACAAACAAAAATATGCTTGGCTTTCCTATTCGCAGCAGACCGTTTTCACTGCACACGCTAGCAACGCAGGAATCCAGAACTGA